One region of Danio rerio strain Tuebingen ecotype United States chromosome 5, GRCz12tu, whole genome shotgun sequence genomic DNA includes:
- the fancg gene encoding Fanconi anemia group G protein (The RefSeq protein has 8 substitutions compared to this genomic sequence): protein MSVIPCLVDRWSEENNNIILAWKQNEQSLQPNREVRKRCYSESLKLLQKTQGLPAATERLKLELTVSYNTCLFALVFSNPSEMEESLTRSLFRALEAADCPVSSTEPVKLWEDALRTFGCSVYLPYVHKLLLLQWMLWLMQGQLERVLTLLTQIDSKRECSAPVNLQTETRNLPLRLEEDTSLMVAMAAKDLKELLHICTVICQGVEQMKTEKYSEALAVFQEAKGLPSPRSLLAHIHTLTGQTFAKLDQPHCALHYYRKALEVDFSCLGALYQSALVFRQLGNPKAEMEALHLLYSAVQLQSDKSLSSFSLVSPAMLLGGEQMSFISRVPSPSLILHTLANTCVLNGSISDGVECYLDLLTSLRSDGKGLVPTENGTCFPRIPVVYIEAGFALLKAQRYRDALVVCEEVITSTLDFIPERLLLDAAEKQHLADSDAVLENMDFVLWAGAARLLQAQAHWKLKDTKEAITHFTRAINQLVKVFVKQKDWKEKHPGNSEVMVDKVSTLETAKGHALAGRGLCFLERGQLKEALRDLHLGLQMSPGCKNTEMWLAEVLWRLDRREEALAHWREAHSISDRPKSIKLPLFLQAWAEETAFDFSDLNKKMEEYIQAKNAKT from the exons ATGTCTGTTATTCCCTGTTTGGCTGATCGATGGAGTGAGGAGAACAACAACATAATTCTGGCTTGGAAG CAAAATGAACGGAGCCTTCAACCCAATCGGGACGTTCGTAAGCGATGCTATTCAGAAAGCCTCAAACTACTTCAGAAAACCCAAG GACTACCAGCAGCTACTGAACGTCTGAAGCTCGAACTGACAGTTTCATACAACACGTGTTTATTCGCACTGGACTTCTCTAACCCAAGCGAGATGGAGGAGAGTCTGACCCGCAGTTTATTCAGAG CTTTAGAGGCTGCTGACTGTCCGGTGTCCAGCACTGAGCCAGTGAAGCTGTGGGAGGATGCTCTGCGCACTTTTGGCTGCTCTGTGTATTTGCCATATGTCCACAAGCTCCTGCTGCTCCAGTGGATGCTGTGGCTCATGCAGGGCCAGCTAGAGAGAGTGCTTACTCTTCTGACTCAGATTGACAGCAAG AGGGAGTGTTCAGCACCCGTGAATCTACAGACAGAAACCCGAAACCTTCCTCTGAGACTGGAAGAAGACACCTCACTAAGGGTTGCCATGGCAGCAAAGGATCTCAAGGAACTTTTGCATATCTGCACTGTTATATGCCAAG GGGTGGAACAGATGAAGACAGAGAAATATTCTGAGGCCCTTGCTGTTTTTCAGGAGGCTAAAGGTCTTCCGAGTCCCAGAAGTCTCTTGGCACATATCCACACTCTTACAGGCCAGACTTTTGCTAAGCTG GATCAGCCCCATTGTGCTCTCCACTATTATAGGAAGGCATTGGAGGTAGATTTTTCTTGTCTTGGTGCACTTTATCAAAGTGCTCTGGTGTTCAGACAGCTTGGCAATCCAAAGGCTGAAATGGAGGCCTTGCATCTTCTTTACTCT GCAGTCCAGCTACAGTCTGATAAAAGTTTGTCTAGTTTTTCACTGGTCTCCCCTGCTATGCTGCTCGGTGGTGAACAGATGAGCTTCATTAGCAGAGTTCCTTCCCCCTCTCTGATTCTGCACACATTGGCTAACACATGCGTGCTCAATGGCAG TATTTCAGATGGTGTTGAGTGCTATCTTGATCTGTTGACATCACTGCGGTCAGATGGAAAAGGTCTT GTACCTACAGAAAATGGCACTTGTTTTCCCAAAATCCCAGTGGTCTACATTGAAGCAGGATTTGCTTTATTAAAAGCTCAAAGGTATAGAGATGCTCTTGTGGTCTGCGAGGAGGTCATCACAAGCACCCTGGACTTCATTCCTGAGAGGCTGCTGCTTGATGCTGCTGAAAAACAACATTTAGCTGACAGTGATGCTGTACTTGAAAACATGGACTTTGTGTTATGGGCTGGTGCAGCCCGGCTCCTTCAAGCACAAGCTCACTGGAAACTGAAGGACACCAAAGAGGCTATTACACATTTTACAAG AGCAATCAATCAGCTGGTGAAAGTGTTTGTCAAACAGAAAG ACTGGAAAGAAAAACATCCTGGAAACTCTGAAGTAATGGTTGACAAAGTGTCGACTCTGGAAACAGCAAAAGGACACTCACTAGCTGGTAGAGGACTCTGCTTTTTAGAAAGTGGTCAGCTGAAGGAGGCTCTGAGAGATCTTCATCTCGGTCTGCAGATGTCTCCAG GCTGCAAGAATACAGAGATGTGGCTCGCTGAGGTCTTGTGGAGGCTTGATCGCAGAGAGGAAGCGTTGGCACACTGGAGAGAAGCACACAGTATTTCAGACAGACCCAAGTCAAT AAAGCTTCCGCTTTTTTTGCAAGCCTGGGCAGAAGAAACCGCTTTTGACTTCAGTGACTTGAATAAGAAAATGGAGGAATATATTCAAGCCAAGAATGCAAAGACATAG
- the eef2l2 gene encoding elongation factor 2 translates to MVNFTVDQIREIMDKKSNIRNMSVIAHVDHGKSTLTDSLVCKAGIIASARAGETRFTDTRKDEQERCITIKSTAISLYYELSENDSAFIKQCKDGSGFLINLIDSPGHVDFSSEVTAALRVTDGALVVVDCVSGVCVQTETVLRQAIAERIKPVLMMNKMDRALLELQLEPDELFQTFQRIVENVNVIISTYGEGEHGPMGNIMVDPVIGTVGFGSGLHGWAFTLKQFAEMYVAKFAAKGDKKKGDLPPTERAKKVEEMMKKLWGDKYFDPSCGKFSKTANNADGKKLPRTFCQLVLDPIFKVFDAIMNFKKEETQKLIEKLEVKLDAEDKEKEGKPLLKAVMRRWLPAGDALLQMITIHLPSPVTAQRYRCELLYEGPGDDEAAMGIKNCDPKAPLMMYISKMVPTTDKGRFYAFGRVFSGIVSTGQKVRIMGPNFTPGKKEDLYLKPIQRTILMMGRYVEPIEDVPCGNIVGLVGVDQFLVKTGTITTFENSHNMRVMKFSVSPVVRVAVEAKNPADLPKLVEGLKRLAKSDPMVQCIIEESGEHIVAGAGELHLEICLKDLEEDHACIPLKKSDPVVSYRETVSDESDQVCLSKSPNKHNRLYMKSRPFPDGLAEDIDKGDVSSRQELKLRARYLAEKYEWEVAEARKIWCFGPDGTGPNILVDITKGVQYLNEIKDSVVAGFQWATKEGALCEENMRAVRFDIHDVTLHADAIHRGGGQIIPTARRVLYASVLTAQPRLMEPIYLVEIQCPEQVVGGIYGVLNRKRGHVFEESQVAGTPIFVVKAYLPVNESFGFTADLRSNTGGQAFPQCVFDHWQILPGDPYDVNSKPSQIVADTRKRKGLKEGIPALDNFLDKL, encoded by the exons ATG GTGAACTTCACGGTTGACCAGATTCGGGAGATCATGGACAAAAAGTCCAACATCAGGAACATGTCTGTGATCGCCCATGTGGACCACGGCAAATCCACTCTCACTGATTCCCTGGTGTGTAAAGCTGGCATTATAGCTTCTGCACGTGCAGGAGAGACCAGATTCACTGACACCAGAAAAGATGAACAGGAGAGATGCATCACCATCAAGTCAAC GGCCATTTCTCTGTATTATGAGCTCAGCGAGAATGACTCAGCCTTCATTAAGCAGTGCAAGGATGGTTCTGGCTTCCTTATCAACCTGATTGACTCACCGGGACACGTTGACTTCTCCTCTGAGGTGACAGCAGCTCTCAGAGTTACAGATGGGGCTCTTGTCGTGGTGGACTGTGTATCAG gtgtgtgtgtgcaaaccGAGACTGTCTTGAGGCAAGCTATTGCTGAGCGCATCAAGCCTGTCCTGATGATGAACAAGATGGACCGTGCTCTCCTCGAGCTGCAGTTGGAACCCGACGAGCTTTTCCAAACCTTCCAGAGGATCGTGGAAAATGTTAACGTCATTATCTCAACCTATGGCGAAGGGGAGCATGGACCAATGGGAAACATTATG GTGGACCCTGTGATTGGGACAGTAGGATTTGGGTCAGGGCTCCATGGCTGGGCTTTTACCCTGAAGCAGTTTGCAGAGATGTATGTGGCCAAGTTTGCTGCCAAAGGAGATAAGAAAAAAGGAGATCTTCCTCCAACAGAAAGGGCTAAGAAAGTGGAGGAGATGATGAAAAAGCTGTGGGGAGATAA GTATTTTGATCCCTCTTGTGGAAAATTCAGCAAAACAGCAAACAATGCAGATGGCAAGAAGCTTCCTCGCACTTTCTGTCAGCTTGTCTTGGATCCAATTTTTAAG GTTTTTGACGCCATTATGAACTTCAAAAAAGAAGAAACCCAGAAACTTATTGAGAAACTTGAAGTGAAGCTTGATGCAGAAGACAAAGAAAAGGAAGGAAAACCTCTACTCAAG GCTGTGATGCGCCGCTGGTTGCCTGCAGGTGATGCTTTGCTACAGATGATCACCATCCATCTTCCTTCTCCTGTCACTGCCCAAAGATATCGCTGTGAACTGCTTTACGAGGGTCCAGGAGATGATGAGGCCGCCATGG GTATTAAGAACTGTGATCCTAAAGCTCCTCTTATGATGTACATCTCCAAGATGGTGCCAACCACCGACAAAGGTAGATTCTATGCCTTTGGTCGTGTCTTCTCTGGTATCGTTTCTACAGGACAGAAGGTGCGCATCATGGGTCCCAACTTTACACCAGGGAAGAAGGAGGACTTGTATTTAAAGCCAATCCAAAG AACTATCCTGATGATGGGTCGCTATGTAGAGCCCATTGAAGATGTGCCATGTGGGAACATTGTTGGTTTAGTCGGAGTTGACCAGTTCCTTGTCAAGACTGGCACCATTACCACCTTTGAAAATTCTCACAACATGCGTGTTATGAAGTTCAGTGTTAGTCCTGTGGTGAGAGTCGCTGTGGAGGCCAAGAACCCAGCTGATCTGCCAAAGTTGGTGGAGGGTCTCAAACGCCTGGCTAAGTCTGATCCCATGGTTCAG TGTATCATTGAAGAGTCTGGTGAGCACATTGTGGCAGGTGCTGGTGAACTTCATCTGGAGATTTGCCTAAAAGACCTTGAGGAAGATCACGCCTGCATCCCTCTGAAG AAATCAGACCCGGTTGTCTCCTATCGTGAAACTGTCAGTGATGAATCAGACCAGGTTTGCTTGTCCAAGTCTCCCAACAAGCACAATCGTCTGTACATGAAATCTCGGCCCTTCCCAGATGGCTTGGCTGAGGACATCGACAAGGGTGATGTGAGCTCTCGGCAGGAGCTCAAACTGCGAGCTCGCTACCTAGCTGAGAAATACGAATGGGAAGTGGCAGAGGCTCGTAAGATTTGGTGCTTTGGACCAGATGGCACAGGACCTAACATCCTTGTGGATATTACAAAGGGAGTTCAGTATCTGAATGAGATAAAGGACAGCGTAGTGGCTGGTTTCCAGTGGGCAACTAAAGAA GGTGCACTCTGTGAAGAGAACATGCGGGCAGTCCGGTTTGACATTCATGATGTGACTCTCCACGCTGATGCCATCCACAGAGGAGGTGGTCAGATTATTCCCACAGCACGTAGAGTTCTCTATGCCTCAGTGCTCACAGCACAGCCCAGGCTCATGGAGCCCATTTACTTGGTGGAGATTCAG TGCCCAGAGCAGGTAGTTGGTGGCATCTATGGTGTACTGAACAGGAAAAGAGGCCATGTGTTTGAGGAGTCCCAAGTGGCCGGGACACCTATATTTGTTGTGAAGGCATATTTACCTGTAAATGAATCATTTG GTTTCACAGCAGACCTGAGGTCTAACACTGGCGGACAGGCTTTCCCTCAGTGCGTGTTCGACCACTGGCAGATTTTGCCAGGTGACCCCTATGACGTAAACAGCAAACCGAGCCAAATCGTGGCTGATACCCGTAAACGCAAAGGTCTGAAGGAAGGCATCCCAGCGCTGGACAACTTCTTGGACAAACTATAA